aacatgtatagtgttgtgggctttaggcccaaactagtttacttgtttagcactcttacttgtactatactcatatttacttgtactgcactcatatgcctcctatataaaggcactcatgtatattctttcaatgagaaatacaatactattgaatttagtatttctaacagcTATATTTACAACAAAAAGGAGAGGAAGAAACTAAAGCTAGCTTGGCGGCAGCATGAGCTGCGCCATTACAACTTCTATTGATCCAACAAAAAGAGCAAGCAACAAACGACACAGCTAAACTACGAATATTTTCAATCAACGCTGATCATGATATCGACCAATCTACGGACGAGAACTTGCCCACAATAGAATCAAAGCAAATTTTTGAGTCACCCTCTAAAATCACTAGACTCCATCTTTCGGAAATAGCTAGCTGGGCAACTGCTTCAAGAGCTGGTTTTTTGCTTGAGAACTTCGACAACTGCTTCAAGAGCAGCATCGGGATCTTCAGTCCTTGAAAATTCCTCAGCAATTTCAGCTGGGGTAACCTCTGCATTCGCTAACAATCCTTTAATCTGTCCATAGAGTCTGTGATCTTCATTGACATCAAGATAAGTAGAAGCCAACATCTTGAACACATCCATGGTGCAATATGACATGGGCACGTGCACATCTATGCGGCCTGGGCGAAACAAAGCAGGATCAAGCCGGTCAAGTTGGTCCTTATTATTGGTGGTGAGCACAATAATTCGCTCATCTCCACAGCTCGACCATAATCCATCCATGACATTCAATAAACCTGAAAGTGTGAACTGAAAAAATAACATGATGGTAAATATTATTAAGAGTAAATCATAAGATAATGTCATTTGCAACTGTTAGTGTGATAGTACTGGTGAAGCAAATAACATACTAAACTTTATCTGCAAATAGGTTTTAAGAGAATAAAGAATGCATACCTTATAGTaagaaatctttttttcttcccctcTTTTTTCCAACTGTGCACAATCTATATCCTCAATTACTATCATTGAACGATTAGATATTGAAAGCAATATTTTTCTCAACATTGAATCTGACACTATATTTGAAATGTCCAAAAAATAGATATCAAACTTGAGGTGATTAGCCATGGCAGCAATCAAGGATGATTTACCTGTACCTGGAGGGCCGTAAATCAAATACCCTCGCTTCCATGCTCTGCCAACTTTCTTGTACCACTCCTTTCTATTAACAAACCTGTCAAGATCATCTTTGAGACTCCTCTTCAGCTCTGGGCTCATTGCCAACTTATCAAATGTAGCTGGATGTTCAAGAATAGTAGAACCCCATTCTCGACCAGTTAGAACAGGCATATCAGGGATACAATCAAGGCTATAAAGCTTTATcaccttttcttctctttgtatTTCCTCAGCACGATTCAATACATAAGGTAAATAAGACTCTACCACATCCTCTTCGAATCTTTTATCAAAGGTAAgttcaaaaaatttcttagcAGGAAGAGGTTGGAGTTGGAGGTGCTCAGTTTTTTCTTCACGTAACTTCCATTTGAGCCTAATATCTCTGAAGTTATCAATAACCTCTTCCTCCCTCGCAATATCAAAAattggtttattttgtttaattgtttttctacaTCTGAAACGTTTTGGTTTTGGTGAATCATTAATCTTCTCTCTTAGGTAGGTTGTGGCAGCTTCATAGATTTGATCGCTAATGAAATCACCTCTCTCTTCAATGATGACAGTGAGTCGAGGAAAGATATAATCTTGAGCGCGTGAGAAGAGATAATTGCTGACTGCAAAAGGTATGAGATCTTCTACCATGGGACTTAGTACAAGCAAAACAGCAGGTGTGAACCATGGTGCCAATGATTTAAGCACCTCCATGAGAGTAAACACGGGTTGACGGTATGGTTGTATAACTCTTCCAAATCCTGAAAAAATGAGAACAATGTGGTCAAATGACAACTTTTTATGAACAGTATTTTGAACAAAGTTTTTCTCCCCGAgaaattcttcaaaattatatatatatatatatatatatatatatatatatatatatatatatatattcaactgttaaaatttaaaaatctaaccattgaatttcatgttttttatattcttaatatatatatcaaattttttttaaatcaaatattatttttagattttaaaattttaaaattttaaaattttaacatttgtttaaTGATATAGCAATTGAtatttaatctttttaaaatttgacaagtataaagaatataataaaattatacaattcaaaaattaaattttcaaaatcaacactgaatataaagatatataaagAGTTTGAAGGATCTATTTctaaattagtttaaaaaaaaactttgttcaagtaatataaaaagtttgaaggatttatttttttaatttctaaattaatttgaaaagaaattttgttCAAGTATTTCTTGGTTTTGCTTATACAAACAGTTGAAATTATGGAAGTTTTGAGTCACTTCACAAAAAGGACATCAGCCGTAAATTTTTCTATGtgctaataaaatttaaatataaacctagcaaaaaaaaaaaaaaaaaagagtatgcAATAACCAAGAAAATCAATCACACAAGACTTAATCTACTGCAATAAAGTAGAGAACGCAATGTCCAAGTTTAGGTCCAAAAcgtccttctcaaaaaaaaaaaaaaaaaaaaaaggtccaaaatgtaagagcatccacaccagctcagttaaaaacttctaaaataaaagaaactacaacttttacacattttatgtaaaaaaacacccacatcagtgggtgtataaatagcaaaaaatgTGGAAATCCATACACGAGCTATTTTATTCCTTTCCCGTTCACtccatttttcctctcttctcCGTGCTCAACGAACTCAACAAACTCGGTAACATCCGCAGAGAAATTAACATAGATACTCAGTAACAAACTCAGACATACacttgctccaaaaaaaaaaaaaaacacacagatacacaaacacacccacacacaaacaaacccacatGGACAAACAACAAAGAGACAGATTGATACTTGATCGGAGTTGGGTCTTGCctgatcggagctagggagatcgGTGGTTGTGGATCGAAGCTGCGGATCGGAGTTGCGAATCGGGCTGTGGATCGGAGCTGGGATAGGTGCTGTGGATCGGCAGAGCTGCGAATCGGAGCTGCGAATCGGGCTGTGATCGGAGCTATGGATTGGGTTGTGGATGGGTAGAGATgggtgtagagagagagagagagagcaaaatcaaaaaaaaaaaaaaaaaaaaaaaagaaaaggtcgTGTGGTGCCGTTAAACTAATGTATAGtactaaaaaatatagtaaaactcataaataaataataaaaattaagtaataaagaaaataagttaaataataaaattattattatttatctcaAACATAACGTAACAAGCTCAGTGAAACCAAAGAACGCAACAAGCTCTACGCTCTGAGAAAGGcactgttttttatttatttattttccttcctccacTTCGTACAGCTTGCACTCTCCGCATGTTTCGCTCTATTACTCCCTTTTTATAAACCCAGTTGCGTCACTATTCCTGAGCGTGTCTCAAAAGGCTAAGGAAATTGACGAGAAACTTCCTGTAGATAAGGTTCAAAACTCTATTAAATCCCTTTATATAGacccaaaaacctaaaaaaataaaagctgcGTCACTATTCCTGAGCGtgtagataaaataaaaaaaaagctctattgtcttctttttttattttttattttatttttgagaatcgAGGTTATTGTCTTATTATTTTTGATAGGGAGGTTATTGTCTTATTGATGGTCTAATTGATGAGAAATTTCGTGTAGATAAGATTCAAAACTCTATTAATTAAAGACTCGTGCTAAACacataaaaatgtataattttatactataatttatcatatatcaAATTGTGAGTAGTAAAAGTGTGTTCTTAGACTCCCTACATGGATCATAATCACACATAACATTTGTGGTacaaaattatgcatttttatATGCATATAGTATTACACTTAATTAAATCCCTTTTTATAAACCCAACTGCATCACTATTCCTGAGCATGTCTCACAAGTCACGAGGCTAAGAGGTTTCACGGTGGAAAatatcatcctatcctattttatcattttaaaaaactaattcaTCAATTAtactatactattttacaatacacccaacatcccaacttttattttcttattctattcattaaaataatatatattacctattaaaataatataatatattctaaTATAATTCTCTCACTTTCTTCTCCCACCTCTCTCTTCcactttattaattaaaatatattataatttttactaaattaCTACAGCGTCATCCTACATTTAGGATGAcattgtagcacaattgcaaaaaaGTTTGCAATTGTAAGATTTTACAAGTTCCGCTGCTAGGCACTTTTTGTGCCTTTATGTTAAATTTTCCCTATATATATCATTTACAATTGTTAATGAAAATGCTCTAAGGTAATTGACGAGAAACTTGGGGTAGATCATAAGATTTAAATGTGTGGCTGAAACTTGAAAGcgaaaaagaggtaaaaaattaaaaatatctgAACTGAACTACGCGGTTTCTTAATTCATTCCATTAGGATTATTCTACAACTTCActctcttttagtttttttttttttttttttatagtataaatatactttagtatacatttggcaaatttttttaaaaaaaagttaaagaaattgttttaaaatCTCCCCTTTATTCGGCCTTGTATATGCCACATGAGTCAGAGTCCCACAATATTCATATGAAAAAGAGTTTATCACGCCATGATAGATATACTCATATACGTTAATGGAATCGGCAAtagttattgaataaaattcaacaACTATGTATATGCCACATGAGTCAGAGTCCCACAATattcatatgaaaaataatttatcatgcCATGATAGATATACTCATATACGTTAATGGAATCAGCAATAGTTATtagttattgaataaaattccaCAACTATGCCCAATTGCTAACTATATCCAAGCAGTGCAAAACGAAATGCTCACGCATGACTGATATTCCAGTTTCATTTAAAACTGATGATATGAATCTCTAAACATATCCACGTCATAGACCAcgataaaaacataaatatacaaaacttcactgcaaaaaataaaaacaccaagaaaataattttctttggttCTAGAATTCAATCAACATGTTATACAAGTATGATATTGAATTTGGCCGGGGAGGGaattgaattacttttttttttcttttgtgggtcTTCCATAGGGTTTCTTGTGGTTGGTTTGGAAGAGAAGAAGTGAGATGAAATAAGCGAGAGAAGAGATAGAAGTGTAGAAGTAGAGCAGAGAGAAGAGCGAAGCGTAGGAGAAGAgtctcaaatttgtttttttgtttttgattttttgtttatatggtGTCCACTTAAAATAATTGAATGGTCAAGATCAAAACACAattgatttaatggtttagatttagATGAGTActatacccaaaaaataaatggcaCAATAGAATGACCCGTATTTCAAAGAAGCAAATAAATGTGCAAATGAAATGACCTCATGATAAAGAtcgtaaattttttaaaaggaaaatgctaacgGATACCCTTAGAGAAAtgattaataatctatttaaagaaagtttttataaaaaaaaaattaatattttgacagttttttccatctatatatatatatatattattattattattattattattattattataaaagcaGAGATCTCATACAGGAGAGTATGAAGTTCTGTCATGTGGCGCACTTTgtgaagagaattgaaataccTTAACTCACATCAgaaataagaacaaattaattattgacttttggttttaattggttcaatgttttaagacttttctaattaaaaaaagatattctttgtattatttggTTCAATATTTGAAGATATTTCATttctcacacatacacacaaaacactttgcattttaattcactcttttcacctcttgcacttctaACCCTTTATATATATCTACCTATTGCCCTTCATGCTATCCCATGTCAAATACATATAGACAAAAAATTATGTCATTTATCTTTAATCTTTCGACGACACTTACCTAACTCTAACATTGTTACTTCATCTACTCCTACTCTGTTTGAGTTAGTTACAACCAAGGAAGGAGGGCTTGcgttttatattgagtgacaacGGCGATTATGATTTTGATGTCAAGGTCGGATGTTGTAAATTTGTGGGTTTGTAAACGATGTGATTAACCGTGGGTGTTTGagatgtgtattttgttttagaattatgGAGAGAAAAAGACATATtctataagaaattttattctataatttttcttcaaaggtattttttttattacttaattgaataattataatgaatatgtgtctgcaatttataattgttactttttatgataaactcattactaataaaattttataacaattatgttataaaacattacaatattatccgtgcatcACACGGGTAACTTACTAGTATTACATAAAAGTTGAGACGTAGCAATTAATATTGCTATGCTTTTGTTGAACCACCTCACCAGT
This portion of the Castanea sativa cultivar Marrone di Chiusa Pesio chromosome 7, ASM4071231v1 genome encodes:
- the LOC142643592 gene encoding AAA-ATPase At2g18193-like; amino-acid sequence: MEVLKSLAPWFTPAVLLVLSPMVEDLIPFAVSNYLFSRAQDYIFPRLTVIIEERGDFISDQIYEAATTYLREKINDSPKPKRFRCRKTIKQNKPIFDIAREEEVIDNFRDIRLKWKLREEKTEHLQLQPLPAKKFFELTFDKRFEEDVVESYLPYVLNRAEEIQREEKVIKLYSLDCIPDMPVLTGREWGSTILEHPATFDKLAMSPELKRSLKDDLDRFVNRKEWYKKVGRAWKRGYLIYGPPGTGKSSLIAAMANHLKFDIYFLDISNIVSDSMLRKILLSISNRSMIVIEDIDCAQLEKRGEEKKISYYKFTLSGLLNVMDGLWSSCGDERIIVLTTNNKDQLDRLDPALFRPGRIDVHVPMSYCTMDVFKMLASTYLDVNEDHRLYGQIKGLLANAEVTPAEIAEEFSRTEDPDAALEAVVEVLKQKTSS